In Pseudonocardia sp. C8, one genomic interval encodes:
- a CDS encoding acyl-CoA dehydrogenase family protein, which translates to MTATYEAPSATRELELQAPTTTAAVLANADALAPQVRAEADRCESDARLSEPLARLFRAAGLFQMGFPASRGGLEMSLTDQLSVVTTISAVDASAGWNVAVLNASGYYAGRLGEATYHELYPTRDMPTGGSFHPPGRAEIVDGGYLVSGRWDWGSGTLSAEHVVGGCRVFHDGEPALREDGRQRLLGVWLPRQAVRHLDNWQALGICGSGSGSYEITEPTFVPASHTFDREAPPNPDADPLNKHVGLLFFPLTGVFLGLARHAVDLTVRAVRARSGGDLGRLDAATTRDLGQAAGELDIVERGIVEVARRTDDAIFTPGRVLDPLEEARLRVTNTQAGETLRHVVDVCGDLYGSRYIYRSDPLERVLRDAWGALAHFGAKRFHWSGYGEELLRREAGASRNGHRSG; encoded by the coding sequence ATGACCGCGACCTACGAAGCGCCGAGCGCGACCCGCGAACTCGAGTTGCAGGCGCCGACCACGACCGCAGCGGTGCTGGCCAACGCGGACGCGCTGGCGCCGCAGGTCCGCGCCGAGGCCGACCGGTGCGAGTCCGACGCCCGCCTGTCCGAGCCCCTGGCCCGCCTGTTCCGCGCCGCGGGGCTGTTCCAGATGGGATTCCCGGCGAGCCGTGGCGGCCTCGAGATGTCCCTGACCGACCAGCTGTCCGTGGTCACGACGATCTCCGCCGTGGACGCGAGCGCGGGCTGGAACGTCGCCGTGCTGAACGCCTCCGGCTACTACGCCGGCCGGCTCGGCGAGGCGACCTACCACGAGCTGTACCCGACCCGGGACATGCCGACCGGCGGATCGTTCCACCCGCCCGGCCGCGCCGAGATCGTCGACGGCGGCTACCTGGTCAGCGGCCGCTGGGACTGGGGCAGCGGCACGCTGTCCGCCGAGCACGTCGTCGGCGGCTGCCGCGTGTTCCACGACGGCGAGCCGGCCCTGCGCGAGGACGGCCGCCAGCGGCTGCTGGGCGTCTGGCTCCCGCGGCAGGCGGTGCGGCACCTCGACAACTGGCAGGCGCTCGGGATCTGCGGGTCGGGCAGCGGCTCCTACGAGATCACCGAACCCACATTCGTCCCCGCGAGCCACACCTTCGACCGGGAGGCACCGCCGAACCCGGACGCGGACCCGCTCAACAAGCACGTCGGGCTGCTGTTCTTCCCGTTGACCGGGGTCTTCCTGGGCCTCGCCCGGCACGCGGTCGACCTGACCGTCCGGGCCGTGCGGGCGCGCAGCGGCGGCGACCTCGGCCGGCTCGACGCCGCCACCACCCGGGATCTCGGGCAGGCCGCCGGCGAGCTCGACATCGTCGAGCGCGGCATCGTCGAGGTCGCCCGCCGGACCGACGACGCGATCTTCACCCCCGGCCGGGTCCTGGACCCGCTCGAGGAGGCCCGGCTCCGGGTGACGAACACCCAGGCCGGAGAGACCCTGCGGCACGTCGTGGACGTGTGCGGCGACCTGTACGGCTCCCGGTACATCTACCGGTCGGACCCGCTCGAGCGGGTGCTCCGCGACGCGTGGGGCGCGCTGGCGCACTTCGGGGCCAAGCGTTTCCACTGGTCCGGGTACGGCGAGGAGCTCCTGCGCCGCGAGGCCGGCGCGTCGCGCAACGGGCACCGGTCCGGATGA
- a CDS encoding TIGR04076 family protein → MSRHAGVRVRVVRAGRTRCGLAEGDYFDAVGSTLRIPSGRPFCLQAMMAAVPLLMSRTEPHAEDHWLERKPFVCCPDPRERVLLSLDRIDPDTEPS, encoded by the coding sequence ATGAGCCGGCACGCGGGCGTACGGGTGCGGGTGGTCCGGGCCGGCCGGACCCGGTGCGGCCTGGCCGAGGGGGACTACTTCGACGCGGTCGGATCGACGCTGCGGATCCCGAGCGGGCGGCCGTTCTGCCTGCAGGCGATGATGGCGGCCGTCCCCCTGCTCATGTCCCGGACGGAGCCGCACGCCGAGGACCACTGGCTGGAGCGCAAACCGTTCGTCTGCTGCCCCGACCCGCGCGAACGCGTGCTCCTGTCGCTGGACCGGATCGACCCGGACACGGAGCCGTCGTGA
- a CDS encoding TIGR04076 family protein, with product MTARIRCTVESMNYSACAMAVGDHVDIDERGVHLPPGQSFCYFAIAAVAGAMSGRPAGESLHRWAAGEPLVACPDPPEDLIMRVRPLPEGEDDHDT from the coding sequence GTGACCGCCCGGATCCGGTGCACCGTCGAGTCGATGAACTACTCGGCCTGCGCGATGGCGGTCGGCGACCACGTGGACATCGACGAGCGCGGGGTGCACCTGCCCCCGGGACAGAGCTTCTGCTACTTCGCGATCGCGGCCGTCGCCGGCGCGATGAGCGGGCGGCCGGCCGGCGAGTCGCTGCACCGGTGGGCGGCCGGGGAACCCCTGGTCGCCTGCCCGGACCCGCCGGAGGACCTGATCATGCGGGTCCGCCCGCTACCGGAAGGTGAGGACGACCATGACACGTGA
- a CDS encoding MFS transporter encodes MTENQVRGPVEETGDASTTGAENARRRRSVFLVAAGATTLEYYDFMLYGLVASLIFGQVFFPVSNPVMGTLLALGSFGVGFVARPLGGVLAGYWGDRHGRRPVLIASMVAMGCSTVLVGLLPGYDRIGLWAPVLLVLLRLVQGLAAGGESGGAVVYGVESAPRNQRGVYGSFSGMGQSLGALLAMVVFLLVSSVMSEEALTAWGWRIPFLIGGVLTLVGIVPLLRTPDTREFATQVEKVEARQRRPLRILFRQHPRALLLATGLSLGTNGTIYILLTYAVFYAKDHGWATSQTVLGQVVLTASVTGCILFAGVLTDRFGAARLIVVAGVAMAVFNFVLFGALSGESVVAFFVVFAVAGAIDSFITGCTPVYFASLFPASARYSGVSITYQAGAALSGFAPALAVFLYEVSGRAMWSGPVLGLVLLTLMVTCTVLLRSSAKQLDDTTGQLAPGERSRA; translated from the coding sequence ATGACGGAGAATCAGGTGCGAGGTCCGGTGGAGGAAACCGGCGACGCGTCGACCACGGGAGCGGAGAATGCGCGGCGCCGACGATCGGTGTTCCTGGTCGCAGCCGGAGCGACGACCCTCGAGTACTACGATTTCATGCTCTACGGCCTCGTCGCGTCACTGATCTTCGGCCAGGTGTTCTTCCCGGTCTCGAACCCGGTCATGGGGACATTGCTCGCCCTGGGCAGCTTCGGGGTCGGGTTCGTGGCGCGGCCGCTCGGCGGCGTGCTCGCCGGTTACTGGGGCGACCGGCACGGCCGCCGCCCGGTCCTGATCGCCTCCATGGTCGCCATGGGGTGTTCCACCGTCCTGGTCGGACTCCTGCCCGGCTACGACCGGATCGGGCTGTGGGCCCCGGTCCTGCTCGTGCTCCTGCGCCTCGTCCAGGGACTGGCCGCCGGCGGCGAGAGCGGCGGGGCCGTCGTGTACGGCGTGGAGTCGGCCCCGCGCAACCAGCGCGGCGTCTACGGCAGCTTCTCCGGTATGGGGCAGAGCCTGGGCGCGCTCCTCGCCATGGTGGTGTTCCTCCTGGTCTCCTCGGTGATGTCGGAGGAGGCGCTGACCGCGTGGGGCTGGCGGATCCCGTTCCTCATCGGCGGCGTGCTCACCCTCGTCGGCATCGTGCCGCTGCTCCGGACACCGGACACCCGGGAGTTCGCGACGCAGGTCGAGAAGGTGGAGGCACGGCAGCGGCGCCCGCTGCGGATCCTGTTCCGGCAGCATCCGCGCGCGCTGCTCCTGGCGACCGGCCTGAGCCTCGGCACCAACGGAACGATCTACATCCTGCTGACCTACGCGGTCTTCTACGCCAAGGACCACGGCTGGGCCACGTCCCAGACGGTGCTCGGGCAGGTCGTGCTCACCGCGTCGGTGACCGGGTGCATCCTCTTCGCGGGCGTGCTGACCGACCGGTTCGGCGCCGCCCGGCTCATCGTCGTCGCCGGCGTCGCCATGGCCGTCTTCAATTTCGTGCTGTTCGGTGCACTTTCCGGGGAAAGCGTCGTCGCATTCTTCGTCGTGTTCGCCGTGGCCGGTGCGATCGACTCGTTCATCACCGGGTGCACTCCTGTGTACTTTGCGAGCCTGTTTCCCGCATCGGCCCGCTACAGCGGCGTCTCCATCACCTATCAGGCCGGGGCGGCACTCAGCGGATTCGCCCCGGCGCTCGCGGTGTTCCTCTACGAGGTGTCCGGCCGCGCAATGTGGTCGGGACCCGTTCTCGGCCTTGTCCTGCTCACCCTGATGGTAACCTGCACGGTGCTTCTCCGGAGCAGCGCGAAACAGCTCGACGACACGACCGGGCAGCTCGCGCCCGGGGAGCGGAGCCGGGCATGA
- a CDS encoding flavin reductase family protein, translating to MNDTSTCSPRTASPVPPGSLRETMRRFATGVAVVATTDRGSTYAAVVNSFTSVSLEPPLVLVCLQVGSRTCEALQRRGAFSICVLADEHREHSQRLARSQPTSDDDAFEVVDGLPTIRGTLAGLLCEVESVQVKGDHVIVVGCVVRTHHAQREPLVFYDGQYRMLDGQAAPDSGAVTATK from the coding sequence ATGAACGACACGTCCACCTGCTCGCCGCGGACCGCGTCACCGGTCCCGCCGGGCAGCCTCCGGGAGACGATGCGCCGGTTCGCCACGGGGGTGGCGGTCGTCGCCACGACCGACCGGGGCTCGACGTACGCGGCCGTCGTGAACTCCTTCACCTCGGTGTCGCTCGAACCGCCGCTCGTGCTCGTGTGCCTCCAGGTGGGATCGCGCACCTGCGAGGCCCTCCAGCGGCGGGGCGCGTTCAGCATCTGCGTCCTCGCCGACGAGCACCGGGAACACTCCCAGCGGCTCGCCCGGTCCCAGCCGACCAGCGACGACGACGCGTTCGAGGTCGTCGACGGCCTGCCGACCATCCGGGGGACGCTGGCCGGCCTGCTGTGCGAGGTGGAGTCGGTGCAGGTGAAGGGCGACCACGTCATCGTCGTCGGCTGCGTGGTCCGCACCCACCATGCGCAGCGCGAACCGCTGGTGTTCTACGACGGGCAGTACCGCATGCTGGACGGTCAGGCCGCGCCCGACTCCGGAGCGGTCACCGCGACGAAGTGA
- a CDS encoding PaaX family transcriptional regulator C-terminal domain-containing protein has product MATSTGDDLVDPTPQSLLFSMFGAYLEPRTASMWSGGLVSLLGSFGVATVTARITLNRMVHRGLAEPHRNGRTVSYTLTPRTLHLLEDADNRLASLVAADEPPTTWTLVWHGLPDSRKPERSQFVKQLRFHGFGQMQDAVWAAPRDYLRQVRDYAELLGIADAVAIFRARLDDDVVPAALLGHLWQLDELTTRYRRFTEKYRDVGAGARMSDEEAFVACTEMLDAFRSFAELDPELPRQWTPHADARDDALAVHRDVLGRLRPQAAAHFVAVTAPESGAA; this is encoded by the coding sequence GTGGCCACCTCGACCGGCGACGACCTCGTCGACCCGACGCCGCAGTCCCTGCTGTTCAGCATGTTCGGCGCCTACCTCGAGCCGCGGACGGCGTCGATGTGGTCGGGCGGGCTGGTGAGCTTGCTCGGGAGCTTCGGCGTCGCCACCGTCACCGCCCGGATCACCCTGAACCGCATGGTGCACCGCGGGCTCGCCGAACCGCACCGCAACGGGCGGACCGTGTCCTACACGCTCACCCCGCGGACGCTGCACCTGCTGGAGGACGCGGACAACCGGCTCGCCTCGCTCGTCGCGGCCGACGAGCCCCCGACGACCTGGACGCTCGTGTGGCACGGCCTGCCGGACAGCCGCAAGCCGGAACGGTCCCAGTTCGTCAAGCAGCTGCGGTTCCACGGCTTTGGCCAGATGCAGGACGCCGTGTGGGCAGCACCCCGGGACTACCTGCGGCAGGTCCGGGACTACGCCGAGCTGCTCGGGATCGCGGACGCGGTCGCGATCTTCAGGGCCCGCCTCGACGACGACGTCGTGCCGGCGGCCCTGCTCGGCCACCTGTGGCAGCTCGACGAGCTCACCACGCGCTACCGGCGGTTCACCGAGAAGTACCGGGACGTCGGCGCGGGAGCCCGGATGTCCGACGAGGAGGCGTTCGTCGCGTGCACCGAGATGCTGGACGCCTTCCGGTCGTTCGCCGAGCTGGATCCGGAGCTCCCGCGCCAGTGGACGCCGCACGCCGACGCCCGGGACGACGCCCTGGCCGTCCACCGCGACGTCCTCGGGCGCCTGCGGCCCCAGGCGGCTGCTCACTTCGTCGCGGTGACCGCTCCGGAGTCGGGCGCGGCCTGA